Proteins from a single region of Fusobacterium gonidiaformans ATCC 25563:
- a CDS encoding acyltransferase: MKKKVITLCGIALFSSGCTSLFWRVPEKEEKADLALLKFSEELELEESLRGQKASIETATIVETNKQTEEVKLEKTLQTRKEITSLKTEENKQESKKENSKKIEVAVTQRKILFVGDSVMKGSEAQLRKIFPNAIVDSAVSRQFSALPDILHRVEKTQGIPDVVVVHLGSNGNIFEKHMLESMEILGNRKVFFINCKVERPWQESVNHFLKTQVAKYKNTKLVDWYSLAHDQNQYFAKDRIHPNQMGAKVYRAMILEKLEKEL, encoded by the coding sequence ATGAAGAAGAAAGTAATTACATTGTGTGGTATTGCCTTATTCAGTTCAGGATGTACTTCACTATTTTGGAGAGTTCCGGAAAAAGAAGAAAAAGCAGATCTTGCATTATTGAAATTTTCTGAGGAATTGGAATTGGAAGAGAGCCTAAGAGGACAAAAGGCTTCTATCGAAACGGCAACCATAGTAGAAACAAATAAGCAAACAGAAGAAGTAAAACTTGAAAAAACTTTACAAACTAGAAAAGAAATAACATCATTAAAAACAGAAGAGAACAAGCAGGAATCTAAGAAAGAAAATTCAAAGAAAATAGAAGTAGCAGTAACACAAAGAAAAATTTTATTTGTAGGAGATTCTGTGATGAAAGGATCTGAGGCACAATTACGAAAAATATTTCCAAATGCTATTGTGGATTCAGCAGTATCTAGACAGTTTTCAGCTCTTCCAGATATTTTACATAGAGTAGAAAAAACTCAAGGAATTCCAGATGTTGTTGTAGTTCATCTGGGAAGCAATGGAAATATTTTTGAGAAACATATGTTGGAAAGTATGGAAATATTGGGGAATAGAAAAGTGTTTTTCATTAACTGTAAAGTGGAAAGGCCATGGCAAGAAAGTGTAAATCATTTTTTAAAAACTCAAGTAGCAAAATATAAGAATACCAAGTTAGTGGATTGGTATTCTCTAGCTCACGATCAAAATCAATATTTTGCAAAAGATAGAATTCATCCAAATCAAATGGGGGCCAAAGTTTATCGTGCGATGATTTTGGAAAAATTGGAGAAGGAATTATAG
- a CDS encoding acyltransferase family protein yields MQRERNYGIDVLRGIALILIFTYHYYQFQGTYVGVIIFFALSGYLVTEGLFLEDFNYVSYLKKKFIKLYPLLLFIVALCTLGVFLLEKGLGNTYRYGALSVLFAGNNIYQAFSEISYFESHNDILPLVHTWALSLEIQFYIAYPLLLLACKKWKKNNRETAEIIFLLSSVSALCMFFHYLLGSDLSRIYYGTDTRLFTFLLAGACSSYMRTEKKWCKSIFYTISVIGLIAIVLFSVYFRYDLEWNYLGAFYIISILTTIVTVSCYRFGFLNYKNPFSNLLQSLGIRGYSYYLWQYPIMIFANEYFKWIKISYHWTVAIQVVILILISELTYRFIEKKNFSFLQVSIFFLLTIFLLIALPKPVRQESQVLEHKIEELANSNIRKEEPILEIQTEKPLLEQENKKEEEDYDSLELFLLGDEKEETAPSSKSMTKELTTVVEKPFHQVQKGVFRKPITFIGDSVMKMCEMDIKKDFPNAYVDAAVSRQFFKLPGILEDAKKKGKLYPIVVIHLGSNGTIQKKSFDKMVQLLDGHQVFLLNCVVSKPWETEVNSLLEQEVAKYPNLHLINWYQYAKGQSSWFYKDATHPKPNGAKKYSHFILKNLENM; encoded by the coding sequence ATGCAGAGAGAGAGAAATTATGGCATAGATGTTTTAAGAGGAATTGCTCTTATTTTAATTTTTACATATCATTATTATCAATTTCAAGGGACCTATGTAGGAGTTATTATCTTTTTTGCTTTAAGTGGATATTTAGTAACAGAAGGCTTATTTTTAGAAGATTTTAATTATGTCTCTTATTTAAAAAAGAAGTTTATAAAATTGTATCCTTTGCTGTTATTTATAGTTGCTTTGTGTACTTTGGGAGTTTTTCTTTTAGAGAAAGGATTGGGAAATACTTATCGTTATGGAGCACTTTCAGTATTATTTGCGGGAAATAATATTTATCAAGCATTTTCTGAAATTTCTTATTTTGAATCTCATAATGATATACTACCTCTTGTACATACTTGGGCCTTATCTTTAGAAATACAATTTTATATTGCTTATCCATTGTTATTATTGGCTTGTAAAAAATGGAAAAAAAATAATCGTGAAACAGCAGAAATTATCTTTTTATTGAGTTCAGTTTCTGCTTTATGTATGTTCTTCCACTATCTTTTGGGAAGTGACTTATCAAGAATTTATTATGGGACAGATACAAGGCTCTTTACTTTTTTATTAGCCGGTGCTTGCTCAAGTTACATGAGAACAGAAAAAAAATGGTGTAAATCTATTTTTTATACGATATCTGTAATAGGATTGATTGCTATTGTTCTTTTTTCTGTCTATTTTCGATATGATTTAGAGTGGAATTATTTAGGGGCTTTTTATATCATTAGTATTTTGACAACAATTGTGACAGTTTCTTGTTATCGATTTGGATTTTTAAATTATAAAAATCCATTTTCTAATCTTTTGCAATCGTTGGGGATCAGAGGGTATAGTTATTATCTATGGCAGTATCCCATCATGATTTTTGCTAATGAATATTTTAAATGGATAAAAATATCCTATCATTGGACAGTCGCAATCCAAGTTGTAATACTTATTCTGATAAGTGAACTAACTTATCGCTTTATTGAAAAGAAAAACTTTTCTTTTCTTCAGGTTAGTATCTTTTTTCTGTTAACTATATTTCTTTTAATTGCTTTGCCAAAACCGGTTAGACAGGAAAGTCAAGTCTTGGAACATAAGATAGAGGAACTAGCGAATTCTAACATTAGAAAAGAAGAGCCTATTTTAGAAATACAAACAGAAAAACCACTCTTAGAACAAGAAAATAAAAAGGAAGAAGAAGACTATGATAGTCTGGAATTATTTTTACTGGGAGACGAGAAGGAAGAAACAGCTCCAAGTTCAAAATCAATGACAAAAGAGCTAACAACGGTTGTAGAAAAACCTTTCCATCAAGTACAAAAAGGAGTTTTTAGAAAACCGATTACTTTTATTGGAGATTCTGTTATGAAGATGTGTGAAATGGATATCAAAAAAGATTTTCCAAATGCTTATGTAGATGCTGCAGTATCAAGACAATTTTTTAAGCTTCCGGGAATTTTAGAGGATGCTAAGAAAAAAGGAAAGTTATATCCGATTGTGGTGATTCATTTAGGAAGTAACGGGACGATTCAAAAGAAAAGTTTCGATAAGATGGTGCAATTATTAGATGGACATCAAGTATTTTTATTAAATTGTGTCGTTTCAAAACCATGGGAAACAGAAGTAAACTCTCTTTTAGAGCAAGAAGTAGCAAAGTATCCTAATTTACATTTGATTAATTGGTACCAATATGCAAAGGGACAATCTTCTTGGTTTTATAAAGATGCTACTCATCCAAAGCCAAACGGAGCGAAGAAATATAGTCATTTTATTTTAAAAAATTTAGAGAATATGTAA
- a CDS encoding YegP family protein — MGKFIVKETKTGIKFDLLAKNNEVIATSEVYKAKASCMNGIKSVMTNSAIATIEDQTKENTPKEKNPKFEVYKDKAGEFRFRLKAKNGQIIATSEGYKAKASCMNGIESVKKNASGAPIEELNK; from the coding sequence ATGGGAAAATTTATTGTAAAAGAAACAAAAACTGGAATCAAATTTGATTTATTGGCAAAAAATAACGAAGTTATCGCTACCTCTGAGGTTTATAAAGCAAAAGCATCTTGTATGAATGGAATTAAAAGTGTAATGACAAATTCTGCTATTGCCACCATTGAGGATCAAACAAAAGAAAATACTCCAAAAGAAAAAAATCCTAAATTTGAAGTTTATAAAGATAAAGCCGGAGAATTTCGATTCCGTTTAAAAGCAAAAAATGGCCAAATTATTGCAACTTCAGAAGGCTATAAAGCAAAAGCATCCTGCATGAATGGAATTGAAAGTGTGAAAAAAAATGCCTCCGGTGCACCTATTGAAGAACTAAACAAATAA
- the rbr gene encoding rubrerythrin: protein MELKGTKTEQNLQTAFAGESMARNKYTYYASKAKKEGYVHIGKLFEETANNEKEHAKIWFKYLHGGAVPTTEQNLLDAAEGENYEWTDMYASFAETAKEEGFNELASLFTMVGKIEKTHEERYRTLLDNLKSGKVFSREEKEEWECSNCGYIHYGPKAPGLCPVCKHPIDYFMLRPKNY, encoded by the coding sequence ATGGAATTAAAAGGTACTAAAACTGAACAAAATTTACAAACAGCTTTTGCTGGAGAATCAATGGCTAGAAACAAATATACTTATTATGCTTCTAAGGCAAAAAAAGAAGGATATGTTCACATTGGAAAATTATTTGAAGAAACTGCAAATAATGAAAAAGAACATGCAAAAATTTGGTTTAAATATCTTCATGGTGGAGCAGTTCCTACAACAGAACAAAACTTGTTAGATGCAGCTGAAGGTGAAAATTATGAATGGACAGATATGTATGCTTCTTTCGCAGAAACTGCAAAAGAAGAAGGATTCAATGAATTAGCTTCTTTGTTTACTATGGTAGGGAAAATTGAAAAAACTCATGAAGAAAGATATAGAACTTTATTGGATAATTTAAAATCCGGAAAAGTTTTTTCAAGAGAAGAAAAAGAAGAATGGGAATGTTCAAACTGTGGATATATTCACTATGGACCAAAAGCTCCAGGATTATGTCCGGTATGTAAACACCCAATTGATTATTTCATGTTAAGACCAAAAAATTATTAA
- a CDS encoding glycogen/starch/alpha-glucan phosphorylase — protein MLFEKEVWKEKLEQRILVKFGTSLEEASSFEIYQALGDTIMESIAKDWYDTKKKYEKKKQAFYLSSEFLMGRAMGNNLINLGIQQEVIDFLKEIGIDYNQIEDEEEDAALGNGGLGRLAACFMDSLATLNLPGQGYSIRYKNGIFNQYLRDGFQVEKPETWLRYGDVWSVVRPEDEVIVNFGNTSVRALPYDMPIIGYGTKNINTLRLWEAHAIQDLDLGVFNQQDYLHATQAKTLAEDISRVLYPNDSTDEGKKLRLRQQYFFVSASLQDIMKKFKKVHGREFEKIPEYIAIQLNDTHPVIAIPELMRLLVDIEGVKWEDAWEIVKRTFSYTNHTILAEALEKWWIGLYQEVVPRIFQITEGIHNQFRAELTQLYPNDAEKQNRMSIIQGNMIHMAWLAIYGSHKVNGVAELHTEILKERELKDWYDLYPDKFLNKTNGITQRRWLLKSNPQLSAYITELIGDAWITDLSELKKLEQYLEDEVVLNKLLAIKQEKKEELVKYLRETQGVDINPKSIFDVQVKRMHEYKRQLLNILQVYDLYYYLKENPNVEFTPTTYIYGAKAAPGYKVAKGIIRLINDIAQIINGDNEVNDKLKVVFVENYRVTVAEKLFPAADISEQISTAGKEASGTGNMKFMLNGALTIGTLDGANVEIAKEAGEENEYIFGMKVEDIDALQKRGYDPRTPYNSVAGLKRVIDALIDGHLNDLGSGIYREIHSLLMERGDQYYVLEDFEDYRKKQRSINRDYRDQKAWARKMLKNIANAGKFSSDRTIMEYAKEIWGINEVR, from the coding sequence ATGTTATTTGAAAAAGAAGTATGGAAAGAAAAATTAGAACAAAGAATTCTAGTAAAGTTTGGTACCAGCTTAGAAGAGGCGAGCTCTTTTGAGATATACCAGGCCTTAGGAGATACTATTATGGAAAGCATTGCAAAAGATTGGTATGATACCAAGAAAAAATATGAAAAGAAAAAGCAAGCTTTTTACTTATCTTCTGAATTTTTAATGGGAAGAGCGATGGGAAATAATTTAATCAATTTAGGAATTCAACAAGAAGTGATTGACTTTTTGAAAGAAATAGGAATCGATTACAATCAAATTGAAGACGAGGAAGAAGATGCAGCTTTAGGAAATGGAGGTCTTGGTAGATTGGCTGCTTGCTTTATGGATTCTTTGGCAACTTTAAATTTACCGGGGCAAGGTTATTCTATTCGATATAAAAATGGAATTTTTAACCAGTATTTACGAGATGGCTTCCAAGTAGAGAAACCCGAAACTTGGTTACGATATGGAGATGTTTGGTCGGTGGTTCGTCCGGAGGATGAAGTGATTGTAAATTTTGGAAATACCTCTGTAAGAGCTCTTCCTTATGATATGCCGATTATAGGATATGGAACCAAAAATATCAATACTCTTCGTTTATGGGAAGCTCATGCTATTCAAGACTTAGACTTAGGAGTTTTCAATCAACAAGATTATCTTCATGCTACACAAGCGAAAACTCTAGCCGAAGATATTTCAAGAGTTTTGTATCCAAATGATTCCACAGATGAAGGGAAAAAATTACGCTTACGACAACAATATTTCTTCGTGTCTGCTTCTTTGCAAGATATTATGAAGAAATTTAAAAAAGTACATGGCAGAGAATTTGAAAAAATTCCTGAATACATTGCAATTCAATTAAATGATACGCATCCTGTAATTGCAATTCCAGAATTGATGAGACTGTTAGTGGATATTGAGGGAGTAAAATGGGAAGATGCCTGGGAAATTGTAAAGAGAACTTTTTCTTATACAAATCATACTATTTTAGCAGAAGCTTTAGAAAAATGGTGGATTGGATTGTATCAAGAAGTAGTACCGAGAATTTTTCAAATCACAGAAGGGATTCATAATCAATTTAGAGCAGAATTAACTCAATTATATCCAAATGATGCGGAAAAGCAAAATAGAATGTCCATTATTCAAGGAAATATGATTCACATGGCATGGTTAGCTATCTATGGAAGTCATAAAGTGAATGGTGTTGCAGAATTACATACAGAAATTTTAAAAGAAAGGGAATTGAAAGATTGGTATGATTTATATCCCGATAAATTCTTAAACAAGACAAATGGAATTACTCAAAGAAGATGGCTTTTAAAATCAAATCCGCAATTATCTGCTTACATTACAGAGTTAATTGGAGATGCTTGGATTACTGATTTATCTGAATTAAAAAAATTAGAACAATATTTAGAAGATGAAGTTGTTTTGAATAAACTATTAGCAATCAAACAAGAGAAAAAAGAAGAATTGGTAAAATATTTAAGAGAAACACAAGGAGTTGACATCAATCCTAAGTCTATTTTCGATGTGCAAGTAAAAAGAATGCATGAATATAAAAGACAACTTTTAAATATTTTACAAGTGTATGATCTATACTATTATTTAAAAGAAAATCCAAATGTAGAATTTACTCCAACCACATATATTTACGGGGCAAAGGCAGCTCCGGGGTATAAGGTGGCAAAAGGAATTATTCGTTTGATTAACGACATTGCTCAAATTATCAATGGAGATAATGAAGTAAATGATAAATTAAAAGTAGTTTTTGTAGAAAATTATAGAGTGACGGTAGCAGAAAAATTATTCCCGGCTGCAGATATTTCAGAACAAATTTCTACAGCAGGGAAAGAAGCCTCCGGAACAGGAAATATGAAATTTATGTTAAATGGAGCCTTGACAATAGGAACTTTAGATGGAGCAAATGTAGAAATTGCAAAGGAAGCAGGAGAGGAAAATGAATATATTTTCGGAATGAAAGTAGAAGATATTGATGCTTTACAAAAAAGAGGCTATGATCCAAGAACTCCATACAATAGTGTGGCAGGTCTAAAACGAGTCATAGATGCTTTGATCGATGGACATTTAAATGATCTGGGAAGTGGAATTTATCGAGAAATTCATTCTTTATTGATGGAAAGAGGAGATCAATACTATGTTCTAGAAGATTTTGAAGATTATAGAAAAAAACAAAGAAGTATCAATCGAGATTATCGAGATCAAAAAGCATGGGCGAGAAAAATGTTAAAAAATATTGCCAATGCAGGAAAATTTTCTTCGGATAGAACAATCATGGAATATGCTAAAGAAATTTGGGGGATCAATGAAGTGAGGTGA
- the glgB gene encoding 1,4-alpha-glucan branching protein GlgB — MSGQTDRYLFHRGEHRQAYGYLGAHPSRTSTIFRVWAPNAKSVAVVGDFNSWVARAEDYCKKLNNEGIWEIEIPKLKKGFLYKYQIETVWGERILKADPYGFSSELRPNTASIVTGLPKFRWGDKRWLNKREVGYQRPVNIYEVHLGSWKKQEDGNFYNYREIAKLLVDYLTDMKYTHIELMPLVEHPLDASWGYQGVGYYSITSRYGSAEDFMYFVNYLHQHGIGVILDWVPGHFCKDAHGLYRFDGGACYEYEDAVLGENEWGSANFNVARNEVRSFLVSNLYFWLKEFHIDGIRMDAISNMLYYTRDNELHENQRSVEFLQFLNQTVHEEYPDVMLIAEDSSAWPLVTKYPMDGGLGFDGKWNMGWMNDTLKYMEIDPFFRKNHHGKLTFSFMYAFSENFILALSHDEVVHGKKSILNKMPGYYENKLNHVKTLYAYQMAHPGKKLNFMGNEFAQGLEWRFYEELEWKVLEENKGCQSIQKYTRALNELYLKEKALWYDGQDGFEWIEHENIEENMLIFLRKTPDMKEVFIAVFNFSGKNQEKYKIGVPFAGGYECLLNSNETRFGGYDIGKKKTYQTIDSSWNYREQHIEVDIAGNTALFLKYRKK, encoded by the coding sequence ATGTCAGGACAAACAGATCGTTATTTATTTCATCGTGGAGAACATAGACAAGCTTATGGATATTTAGGAGCTCACCCTAGTAGGACTTCTACTATTTTTCGAGTATGGGCTCCTAATGCTAAATCAGTTGCTGTTGTTGGGGATTTTAATTCGTGGGTAGCAAGGGCAGAAGATTATTGTAAAAAATTAAACAATGAAGGAATTTGGGAAATTGAAATTCCTAAGTTAAAAAAAGGATTTCTATATAAATATCAAATCGAAACTGTTTGGGGAGAAAGAATTTTGAAAGCAGATCCTTATGGTTTTTCTTCAGAATTAAGACCAAATACTGCTTCCATTGTTACGGGTTTACCAAAGTTTCGTTGGGGAGATAAGAGATGGCTTAACAAGAGAGAAGTAGGATATCAAAGACCTGTCAATATTTATGAAGTACATTTAGGTTCTTGGAAAAAACAAGAAGATGGAAACTTTTATAATTATCGGGAAATTGCGAAACTCTTAGTTGATTATTTGACAGACATGAAGTATACTCATATTGAGTTAATGCCTTTAGTGGAACATCCTTTAGATGCTTCTTGGGGATATCAAGGAGTTGGATATTATTCTATTACAAGTCGTTATGGTAGTGCCGAAGATTTTATGTATTTTGTAAATTATTTACATCAACATGGAATTGGAGTTATTTTAGATTGGGTTCCCGGACATTTTTGTAAAGATGCTCATGGCTTGTATCGTTTTGATGGAGGAGCCTGCTATGAATATGAAGATGCTGTTTTGGGAGAAAATGAATGGGGAAGTGCTAATTTCAATGTAGCGAGAAATGAAGTCAGAAGTTTTTTGGTTTCTAATTTATATTTTTGGTTGAAAGAATTCCACATTGATGGAATTCGAATGGATGCAATCTCCAATATGCTTTATTATACAAGAGATAATGAGCTACATGAAAATCAACGTTCTGTTGAATTTTTACAATTTTTAAATCAAACGGTGCATGAAGAATATCCGGACGTTATGCTCATTGCAGAAGATTCTTCCGCTTGGCCTTTAGTAACAAAATATCCTATGGATGGAGGGCTAGGCTTTGATGGAAAATGGAATATGGGATGGATGAATGATACTCTAAAATATATGGAGATAGATCCTTTTTTCCGAAAAAATCACCATGGAAAGTTAACATTTTCTTTTATGTATGCTTTTTCTGAAAATTTCATTTTAGCTTTATCCCATGATGAAGTAGTCCATGGAAAAAAATCTATTTTGAATAAGATGCCCGGATATTACGAGAATAAATTAAATCATGTAAAAACTTTATATGCTTATCAAATGGCTCATCCGGGGAAAAAGCTAAATTTTATGGGAAATGAGTTTGCTCAAGGATTGGAATGGAGATTCTATGAAGAATTAGAATGGAAAGTATTGGAAGAGAATAAGGGCTGTCAAAGTATTCAAAAATATACAAGGGCTTTAAATGAACTATATTTGAAAGAAAAAGCTTTATGGTATGACGGTCAAGATGGTTTTGAATGGATCGAGCATGAAAATATAGAAGAAAATATGCTAATTTTTCTAAGAAAGACTCCGGATATGAAGGAAGTGTTCATTGCTGTTTTTAATTTTTCAGGGAAAAATCAAGAAAAATATAAGATAGGAGTTCCTTTTGCAGGGGGCTATGAATGTCTCTTAAATAGTAACGAGACAAGATTTGGAGGATATGATATAGGGAAGAAGAAAACGTATCAGACAATTGATAGCTCATGGAATTATCGAGAACAACATATTGAAGTAGATATTGCTGGAAATACAGCTCTATTTTTAAAATATCGAAAAAAATAA
- a CDS encoding glucose-1-phosphate adenylyltransferase: protein MKKKRIIAMILAGGQGSRLKELTERIAKPAVSFGGKYRIIDFTLTNCSHSGIDTVGILTQYKPHALNNHIGRGSPWDLDRMDGGVTVLQPHTKKNDENGWYKGTANAIYRNINFIEEYDPEYVLILSGDHIYKMDYDKMLKYHIKKEADATIGVFEVPLADAPSFGIMNTREDMTIYEFEEKPKEPKSTLASMGIYIFKWKLLKEYLEEDEKDPKSSNDFGKNIIPNMLQDGKKLVAYPFEGYWRDVGTIQSFWDAHMDLLEEENELDLFDKSWRINTRQGIYTPSYITPEAKVQNTLLDKGCLVEGEVKHSVIFSGVKIGKNSKIIDSILMADTEIGDNVIIQKAIIANDVKVLDNTVIGDGKEIVVIGEKRIVKSEPVK from the coding sequence ATGAAAAAGAAAAGAATCATTGCTATGATACTCGCTGGAGGGCAAGGAAGTAGACTAAAAGAATTGACAGAACGGATTGCAAAGCCAGCGGTATCGTTTGGAGGAAAATATCGAATTATTGATTTCACATTGACAAATTGCTCTCATTCCGGAATTGATACTGTAGGTATTTTAACACAATACAAACCTCATGCTTTAAATAATCATATAGGTCGAGGATCGCCTTGGGATTTGGACAGAATGGATGGGGGAGTCACTGTTCTGCAACCTCATACAAAAAAGAATGATGAAAATGGATGGTATAAAGGAACTGCGAATGCCATTTATCGAAATATTAACTTCATTGAAGAATATGATCCTGAGTATGTGTTAATTTTATCAGGAGATCATATTTATAAAATGGATTATGATAAAATGTTAAAGTATCATATCAAAAAAGAAGCCGATGCTACGATTGGAGTATTTGAAGTTCCGCTAGCTGATGCCCCAAGTTTTGGAATTATGAATACTCGTGAAGATATGACAATTTATGAATTTGAAGAAAAACCGAAGGAACCAAAAAGTACTCTAGCTTCTATGGGAATTTATATTTTTAAATGGAAGCTTTTGAAAGAATACTTGGAAGAAGATGAAAAAGATCCAAAATCCAGTAATGACTTTGGAAAAAATATTATTCCAAATATGTTACAAGATGGGAAAAAATTGGTAGCATACCCATTTGAAGGATATTGGAGAGATGTCGGAACAATTCAAAGTTTTTGGGATGCTCATATGGATTTATTGGAAGAAGAAAATGAATTAGATTTGTTTGATAAATCTTGGAGAATCAATACAAGACAAGGAATTTATACCCCATCTTATATTACACCCGAAGCAAAAGTACAAAATACTTTATTGGATAAAGGATGTCTGGTAGAAGGGGAAGTAAAACACTCTGTTATTTTTTCAGGAGTCAAGATAGGGAAAAATTCCAAGATTATAGACTCTATTCTTATGGCGGATACAGAAATTGGAGACAATGTCATTATTCAAAAAGCAATTATTGCCAATGATGTAAAAGTTTTAGACAATACAGTAATTGGAGATGGAAAAGAGATTGTTGTCATTGGAGAAAAACGAATTGTAAAAAGTGAACCGGTGAAATAG
- the glgD gene encoding glucose-1-phosphate adenylyltransferase subunit GlgD, whose product MIKNYMAIIYLGQGNENISPLTKARSLASIPVGGSYRIIDFALSNVVNAGIRNVGLFCGNEELNSLTDHIGNGSAWDLARKKDGIFIFKQMMDNHSSTGRARIHKNMEYFFRSSQEKVIVLNSHMVCNLDINDLIEKHEASGKEITMVYKKVKDAHEHFNHCSSVKIDENNRVVGIGQNLFFHEEENISLDAFVISKELVLKLLIDSIQDGNYNTLPELVAKKLASLNVNAYEFTGYLQCINSTREYFDFNMKILQREIREDVFGITSGRQILTKVKDTPPSLFKETANVENSLISNGCIIEGSVKNSILSRGAVIEKGVVLEDCVILQDCHIQKGAILKNVIVDKNNVIHEEEKLSASKEYPLVIEKSMNWDSKQYQNLMKYIKTK is encoded by the coding sequence ATGATTAAGAATTATATGGCGATTATTTATCTAGGACAAGGAAATGAAAATATTAGTCCTTTGACAAAAGCGAGATCTCTAGCTTCTATTCCAGTGGGAGGATCTTATCGAATTATTGACTTTGCTTTATCCAATGTTGTCAATGCAGGAATTCGCAATGTTGGATTATTTTGCGGGAATGAAGAATTAAATTCATTGACAGATCATATTGGAAATGGATCTGCTTGGGATTTAGCGAGAAAGAAAGATGGAATTTTTATTTTTAAACAAATGATGGATAATCATTCAAGTACAGGAAGAGCCAGAATTCATAAAAATATGGAATATTTTTTCCGTAGTAGTCAAGAAAAAGTGATCGTCTTGAACAGCCATATGGTATGTAATTTGGACATTAATGATTTAATTGAAAAACACGAAGCGTCCGGAAAAGAAATTACAATGGTCTATAAAAAAGTGAAGGATGCTCATGAACATTTTAACCACTGTTCTTCTGTGAAAATAGATGAAAACAATCGGGTGGTAGGAATTGGACAAAATTTGTTTTTCCACGAAGAAGAAAACATTTCTTTGGATGCTTTTGTTATTAGTAAGGAATTGGTATTAAAGTTATTGATTGATAGCATTCAAGACGGGAACTACAATACTTTACCGGAATTGGTTGCTAAAAAATTAGCTTCTTTAAATGTAAATGCTTATGAATTTACAGGATATTTACAATGTATCAACTCTACAAGAGAGTACTTTGATTTCAATATGAAAATTTTGCAAAGAGAGATTCGAGAAGATGTTTTTGGAATTACTTCCGGAAGACAAATTTTAACGAAGGTGAAAGATACTCCTCCAAGTTTATTTAAAGAAACTGCAAATGTGGAGAATTCTTTAATTTCTAATGGCTGTATCATAGAAGGAAGTGTAAAAAATAGTATTCTTTCCAGAGGGGCTGTGATTGAAAAAGGAGTCGTTTTAGAGGATTGTGTGATTTTACAAGATTGTCATATTCAAAAAGGTGCTATATTGAAAAATGTGATTGTAGATAAAAATAATGTAATTCATGAAGAAGAAAAATTATCAGCTTCGAAAGAATATCCTCTTGTTATTGAAAAAAGTATGAATTGGGATAGTAAACAATATCAAAATTTAATGAAGTATATTAAAACAAAGTAG